The proteins below come from a single Arthrobacter crystallopoietes genomic window:
- a CDS encoding O-methyltransferase, which translates to MNAGPEERWVEVEEYLTATLVGEDEALTAARDATAAAGLPHIEVAAPQGKLLMLLARLTGARKVLEIGTLGGYSTTWLARGLPDDGEVVTCEYEARHAEVARENLERAGVGAKVSIRVGAALDTLPQLEADGAGPFDLVFIDADKENNANYVNWALKLTRSGSLIVVDNVVRGGSVLDADQAGAGGDNAEAAAIRGTRDALALLGSDDRLDATAVQTIGSKGWDGFAFAVVK; encoded by the coding sequence ATGAACGCCGGGCCGGAAGAGCGCTGGGTGGAGGTAGAGGAGTACCTTACCGCCACGCTGGTCGGCGAAGACGAGGCGCTGACGGCGGCCCGTGACGCTACCGCGGCCGCCGGACTGCCGCACATCGAAGTGGCCGCGCCGCAGGGGAAGCTGCTGATGCTGCTGGCCCGGTTGACGGGGGCCCGGAAGGTGCTGGAAATCGGCACTCTGGGCGGCTACAGCACCACGTGGCTGGCGCGGGGATTACCGGACGACGGCGAAGTGGTCACCTGCGAGTACGAGGCGCGCCATGCCGAGGTGGCGCGGGAGAATCTGGAACGGGCCGGCGTCGGTGCCAAGGTCAGCATACGGGTGGGTGCCGCACTGGACACGCTGCCGCAGCTCGAGGCTGACGGCGCAGGCCCCTTTGACCTGGTCTTCATCGACGCCGACAAGGAAAACAACGCCAACTACGTCAACTGGGCGCTGAAGCTGACCCGCTCCGGCAGCCTGATCGTGGTGGACAACGTGGTCCGCGGCGGCAGCGTACTGGATGCGGACCAGGCAGGCGCGGGCGGGGATAACGCGGAGGCGGCGGCCATCCGCGGCACACGTGATGCGCTGGCGCTGCTGGGCAGCGATGACCGGCTGGATGCCACGGCCGTGCAGACCATCGGCTCCAAGGGTTGGGACGGCTTCGCTTTCGCGGTTGTGAAGTAG
- a CDS encoding AzlC family ABC transporter permease — translation MKILQSPAVKVGLSIAIATGLYGISFGALSVASGLDFWQTMALSFLLFSGGSQFAFIGVISGGGTGIAAMSASALLGIRNGIYGMQMNALLSPRHWRKLLAAQVTIDESTATASGQTDPGEQRRGFWTAGVGIFILWNLFTAVGALAGNALGDPKQWGLDGAAVAAFLALLWPRLKGKEPAAIAVVCGLATLLAVPFLPSGVPILVAAGVAGVIGWFAHNRVPAGMAPDIEPYDEPYSEHDCHHMVLPEDATASRGRGKNGTHQRRPE, via the coding sequence GTGAAGATTTTGCAGTCCCCCGCGGTGAAGGTGGGGCTTTCCATCGCCATCGCCACCGGGCTCTACGGGATCTCGTTCGGTGCCCTGTCCGTGGCGTCAGGCCTGGATTTCTGGCAGACCATGGCCCTGAGTTTTCTGCTCTTCAGCGGCGGCTCCCAGTTCGCCTTCATCGGCGTCATCAGCGGCGGCGGCACCGGCATTGCGGCGATGAGCGCTTCGGCGCTGCTCGGCATCCGCAACGGGATCTACGGCATGCAGATGAACGCCCTGCTGTCGCCGCGGCACTGGCGGAAACTGCTGGCCGCCCAGGTCACCATCGACGAGTCCACGGCCACTGCGTCCGGGCAGACCGACCCGGGCGAGCAGCGCCGCGGCTTCTGGACCGCCGGGGTGGGCATCTTCATCCTGTGGAACCTGTTCACGGCCGTCGGCGCGCTCGCGGGCAACGCCTTGGGCGATCCGAAACAGTGGGGACTGGACGGGGCGGCCGTGGCGGCGTTCCTGGCATTGCTGTGGCCCCGGCTCAAGGGCAAGGAGCCAGCCGCCATCGCCGTCGTCTGTGGTTTGGCCACGCTGCTGGCCGTCCCCTTCCTGCCGAGCGGCGTTCCCATTCTGGTCGCCGCGGGTGTCGCCGGGGTTATCGGCTGGTTCGCGCACAACCGCGTTCCCGCCGGCATGGCCCCGGACATCGAACCCTACGACGAGCCGTATTCCGAGCACGACTGCCACCACATGGTGCTGCCCGAAGACGCCACGGCCAGCCGCGGCCGGGGCAAGAACGGCACTCACCAGAGGAGGCCCGAATGA
- a CDS encoding spermidine synthase, whose translation MGRRNRGRNPEPAAAAAGPAEGRYEISSGVAELVRDADGTDAWLLKINGVQSSHVVIGEPERLDFEYMRWMAALIESHWPATGSLRALHLGGGACSMARYLASRYPDARQVVVEIDAKLAELVRQWFDIPKAPLVRIRVGEAREVTESLSENSRDLIIRDVFAGSQTPDGLVTLEFTQAARRVLAPGGIYLVNCGDSPQLLRARAEAATISSVFEHTLVIADPPMLKGRRYGNVIIAGSDIPFGDDPQLVRALLGGAVPAQLWGREEVAKFSRGFAVLQDPATN comes from the coding sequence ATGGGACGGCGCAACCGCGGCCGCAACCCCGAGCCCGCCGCTGCTGCTGCCGGGCCCGCCGAAGGCCGGTACGAGATTTCCTCCGGCGTGGCCGAACTGGTCCGGGACGCCGACGGAACGGACGCCTGGCTGCTGAAGATTAACGGGGTCCAGTCCTCACATGTAGTGATCGGCGAGCCCGAGCGGCTCGACTTCGAGTACATGCGCTGGATGGCGGCGCTGATCGAATCGCACTGGCCGGCAACGGGTTCCCTGCGCGCACTGCACCTAGGCGGCGGGGCCTGCTCGATGGCGCGTTACCTCGCGTCGCGCTACCCGGACGCGCGCCAGGTCGTCGTCGAAATCGACGCCAAACTGGCCGAGCTGGTCCGGCAATGGTTCGATATCCCCAAGGCACCGCTGGTGCGTATCCGCGTCGGCGAAGCCCGCGAGGTCACCGAATCGCTGTCCGAAAACAGCCGGGACCTGATCATCCGGGACGTCTTTGCCGGCAGCCAGACCCCTGACGGCCTGGTCACGCTGGAGTTCACCCAGGCCGCCCGCCGGGTGCTGGCGCCGGGTGGAATCTATCTGGTCAACTGCGGGGACAGCCCGCAGCTGCTGCGCGCCCGCGCCGAGGCTGCCACTATCTCCAGCGTCTTCGAACATACCCTGGTCATCGCCGACCCGCCTATGCTTAAAGGGCGGCGCTATGGCAACGTCATCATCGCAGGCAGCGACATTCCGTTCGGCGACGACCCGCAGCTTGTGCGGGCCCTGCTGGGCGGCGCAGTTCCGGCCCAGCTCTGGGGCCGTGAGGAAGTGGCTAAGTTTTCCAGAGGGTTTGCCGTTCTGCAAGACCCGGCAACGAATTAG
- a CDS encoding FAD-dependent monooxygenase, which produces MSAVCPADVPIESTTTVVIGAGLPGLAVASELSRHGVASIVLEGMGTAGKRRSVMTDSVSLTERSELLRLLRGYATSHRLDVRPSTMASKLSRDRQQKWVIHTEQGILQAESVVLTDCPQNQVRRFLRGLGLSLGKDLRTSLKSLGLYLVGVADLLTPSTREIVRQAKLVGDAIAGGRMLTA; this is translated from the coding sequence GTGAGTGCTGTGTGCCCCGCAGACGTACCGATCGAGTCCACCACCACAGTCGTCATTGGTGCCGGCCTGCCTGGCCTCGCCGTGGCCAGTGAACTGAGCAGGCACGGTGTCGCCTCCATTGTCCTGGAGGGCATGGGCACGGCCGGCAAGCGCCGGAGTGTCATGACGGACTCGGTATCGCTGACGGAACGCTCGGAACTGCTGCGACTGCTCCGCGGCTACGCCACCAGCCACCGGCTGGACGTCCGTCCCAGCACGATGGCCAGCAAACTGAGCCGGGACCGGCAGCAGAAGTGGGTCATCCATACGGAGCAGGGCATCCTGCAGGCGGAGTCGGTGGTGCTCACGGACTGCCCGCAGAACCAGGTCCGCCGGTTCCTGCGCGGTCTCGGCCTCAGCCTCGGCAAGGACCTCCGGACATCATTGAAGTCCCTGGGCCTCTACCTGGTGGGTGTGGCCGATCTGCTCACGCCCAGCACCCGGGAGATTGTCCGGCAGGCCAAACTGGTCGGCGACGCCATTGCCGGCGGCCGCATGCTGACCGCCTGA
- a CDS encoding thiamine-binding protein: MLVAFSVSPSGAPAAGPAPHDASVHGAVAAAVKIVRESGLPNKTDAMFTTIEGEWDEVFDVIKRATEAVGQFGERVSLVLKADIRPGYYGELTGKVERLEAAISEQDRA, from the coding sequence ATGCTTGTAGCCTTCTCAGTTTCTCCGTCCGGCGCGCCCGCCGCAGGGCCCGCACCGCACGACGCTTCGGTCCACGGGGCCGTCGCCGCCGCCGTGAAAATCGTCCGTGAATCGGGCCTGCCCAATAAAACGGATGCCATGTTTACCACCATCGAAGGTGAGTGGGACGAGGTCTTCGACGTCATCAAGCGGGCCACGGAAGCCGTGGGACAGTTTGGCGAGCGGGTCTCGCTGGTCCTGAAAGCGGACATCCGGCCCGGCTACTACGGGGAACTGACCGGCAAGGTGGAACGGCTGGAAGCAGCCATCTCCGAACAGGACCGCGCATGA
- a CDS encoding acetate/propionate family kinase has protein sequence MLILVINSGSSSLKYQVREVPSETNAVHADGSIGQIGDGEIRDHTDALGVMAKELDRQLGSRRIDVVGHRVVHGGEDYNRPVLISPQVLETIERLSPLAPLHNPANAEGIRAIGKKWPDIPQVAVFDTAFHCTLPEHAWRYALPDELYREHGIRRYGFHGSSFEYVTGEAARLLGIPLGSFNAVIAHVGNGASATAISGGQSVDTSMGLTPLEGLVMGTRPGDLDPGLVLFLQQTGRTPDELQDLFNHESGLKALAGESDMRRIVEASNNDDAKAVLALEVASYRLAKYVGAYHVACGGAQALVFTAGVGEHSAAFRALAVGRLGALGITLEREANEAADDPQEACVISDAGSAIPVLVVPTDEEKVIAEAAAAVVSQRS, from the coding sequence ATGCTGATCCTCGTCATCAACTCCGGCTCCTCGTCGCTGAAGTACCAGGTGCGCGAGGTCCCCTCGGAGACCAACGCGGTCCATGCCGACGGCAGCATCGGGCAGATCGGCGACGGCGAAATCCGCGACCACACCGATGCCCTTGGGGTCATGGCCAAGGAGCTGGACCGGCAGCTCGGCTCCCGCAGGATTGATGTAGTGGGCCACCGGGTAGTGCACGGCGGCGAGGACTATAACCGGCCCGTGCTGATTTCGCCCCAGGTGCTGGAGACCATCGAGCGCCTCAGCCCGCTGGCGCCGCTGCACAACCCGGCGAACGCCGAAGGCATCCGTGCTATCGGCAAGAAATGGCCGGACATTCCGCAGGTAGCCGTCTTCGACACCGCCTTCCACTGCACGCTGCCCGAACACGCCTGGCGCTACGCGCTGCCCGATGAGCTGTACCGCGAACATGGCATCCGGCGCTACGGCTTCCATGGCAGCAGCTTTGAATACGTCACCGGGGAAGCGGCCCGCCTGCTCGGCATCCCGCTCGGTTCCTTCAACGCCGTGATTGCGCATGTGGGCAACGGCGCCTCGGCCACCGCCATCTCCGGCGGCCAAAGCGTGGACACCTCCATGGGGCTGACCCCGCTGGAGGGTCTGGTGATGGGCACCCGGCCGGGCGATCTGGATCCCGGGCTGGTGCTCTTCCTGCAGCAGACCGGCCGGACCCCGGACGAACTGCAGGACCTGTTCAACCACGAATCCGGCCTGAAGGCCCTGGCCGGGGAGAGCGACATGCGCAGGATCGTCGAAGCATCAAACAACGACGACGCCAAGGCGGTCCTGGCGCTGGAGGTAGCGAGCTACCGGCTGGCCAAGTATGTCGGCGCCTACCATGTTGCGTGCGGCGGCGCCCAGGCCCTGGTCTTCACCGCCGGAGTAGGTGAGCATTCCGCCGCGTTCCGCGCCCTCGCCGTCGGGCGTCTCGGCGCACTGGGCATCACCCTGGAGCGCGAGGCCAACGAGGCGGCCGACGATCCGCAGGAGGCGTGCGTGATCAGCGACGCCGGATCCGCCATTCCCGTCCTGGTGGTGCCCACGGACGAAGAAAAGGTCATCGCCGAGGCAGCTGCCGCCGTCGTTAGTCAGCGCAGTTAG
- a CDS encoding copper resistance CopC family protein, which translates to MKKLLLSASAAVRLVTAVLVAAAFVLFPAAGAQAHDELLSHTPEDGATVETMPEELTLTFSNVPVALGSVVQIQDSTGTNWADGEVQITDTEVSQPIKVDAPAGEYSVVWRVVSSDAHPIEGNFTFTVESGAEGTEGASAGASASAGAGTEAGAGTPEPIETQENPAGGPAGVTVAGQTVPWSVLGMVAVLVVLGVVIGVTAKRRLGKGGE; encoded by the coding sequence GTGAAAAAGCTTCTCCTGAGTGCCTCCGCAGCCGTTAGGTTAGTCACGGCTGTGCTGGTGGCCGCCGCCTTCGTACTCTTTCCCGCCGCCGGGGCGCAAGCCCACGACGAGCTTCTCTCGCACACCCCGGAAGACGGTGCGACGGTGGAGACCATGCCCGAGGAGCTGACACTGACCTTCAGCAACGTGCCCGTGGCGCTGGGTTCCGTCGTGCAGATTCAGGATTCGACGGGAACCAACTGGGCCGACGGCGAGGTGCAGATCACGGATACCGAAGTCAGCCAGCCGATCAAGGTCGATGCGCCTGCGGGCGAATACTCCGTGGTGTGGCGGGTGGTGTCATCCGACGCCCATCCGATTGAAGGCAACTTCACCTTCACTGTGGAATCCGGCGCAGAGGGCACAGAAGGTGCCAGTGCTGGTGCCAGTGCCAGTGCCGGCGCGGGTACAGAGGCCGGTGCGGGAACGCCCGAGCCGATCGAGACGCAAGAAAATCCGGCGGGCGGGCCGGCGGGCGTCACAGTAGCCGGCCAGACGGTTCCGTGGAGCGTCCTTGGCATGGTCGCAGTGCTCGTGGTGCTTGGCGTCGTCATCGGCGTGACGGCGAAGCGCCGCCTCGGCAAGGGCGGCGAGTAG
- a CDS encoding NCS2 family permease, translating to MPRQGNVQTKQGFLAKVDTYFEITKRGSNYSREIRGGLATFFAMSYIVVLNPLILSGADSNGDELGGARVAAVTALVAGVLTIVMGAWAKYPFALATGLGVNAFVAVTVASNPGLTWPDVMGLVVLSGVTMLILVLTGFRTAVFRAVPASLKTAIVVGIGMFIALIGLVNAGFVRRVPDVAGTTVPVGLGFDGKLVGWPTLVFIFGLVLTMALVVRKVRGAILIGIVAATVFALIVEAVARPGSQGAGVPTGWSLVTPSLPDWSAPDLSLIGQVNIFGAFSELGVTAASLLAFAILLSIFFDAMGTMVGLANEAGLTDKEGNIPHVDRVLLVDAAGAIAGGGASVSSNQIYVESGAGIGEGARTGLASIVTGLLFVVAMFFTPLIYLVPFEAVAPALVVVGFMMVSQVGRIDWSDWGVALPSFLTFTLMPFTYSIANGLGAGFIAYVIIRAVQGRSKDVHPLMWAVAAAFVIFFGIGPIEQLLGVA from the coding sequence ATGCCCCGACAGGGAAATGTACAGACCAAACAGGGCTTCCTGGCCAAGGTGGACACCTATTTTGAGATCACCAAAAGAGGTTCCAACTACTCGCGTGAAATCCGCGGTGGTCTGGCTACCTTTTTTGCCATGAGCTACATCGTGGTGCTCAATCCGCTGATTCTCAGCGGCGCAGACTCGAACGGCGATGAACTCGGTGGTGCCCGCGTGGCTGCGGTCACCGCGCTGGTGGCCGGCGTGCTGACCATCGTCATGGGCGCCTGGGCGAAGTATCCGTTTGCCCTCGCGACCGGCCTGGGTGTCAATGCGTTCGTTGCCGTTACTGTGGCCAGCAACCCGGGCCTCACCTGGCCGGATGTCATGGGTCTGGTCGTACTCTCCGGTGTCACCATGCTGATCCTGGTGCTGACTGGCTTCAGAACGGCCGTCTTCAGGGCTGTTCCGGCGAGCCTGAAAACTGCCATCGTGGTGGGCATCGGCATGTTCATCGCGCTGATCGGCCTCGTCAACGCCGGCTTCGTCCGGCGCGTCCCCGACGTTGCCGGCACGACCGTACCGGTGGGGCTGGGCTTCGACGGCAAGCTCGTGGGCTGGCCCACACTGGTCTTCATTTTCGGCCTGGTCCTGACCATGGCTCTGGTGGTGCGCAAGGTCAGAGGCGCCATCCTGATCGGTATCGTGGCCGCCACCGTCTTCGCCTTGATCGTGGAGGCCGTTGCCCGTCCCGGTTCCCAGGGCGCCGGGGTGCCCACCGGCTGGTCGCTTGTCACGCCGAGCCTGCCGGACTGGAGCGCCCCGGACCTGAGCCTGATCGGCCAGGTCAACATCTTCGGCGCCTTCAGCGAACTCGGCGTCACGGCCGCCAGCCTCCTGGCCTTCGCCATCCTGCTCAGCATCTTCTTCGACGCAATGGGCACCATGGTGGGCCTGGCCAACGAGGCCGGCCTGACCGACAAGGAAGGCAACATTCCGCACGTGGACCGGGTGCTGCTGGTCGATGCGGCCGGCGCCATCGCCGGCGGTGGAGCCTCGGTCTCCTCCAACCAGATCTACGTTGAATCCGGCGCCGGGATCGGGGAAGGCGCCCGGACCGGACTGGCCAGCATCGTCACCGGCCTGCTCTTCGTTGTCGCCATGTTCTTCACACCGTTGATCTACCTGGTGCCGTTCGAGGCGGTCGCCCCGGCACTCGTCGTCGTGGGTTTCATGATGGTGTCGCAGGTGGGCCGGATCGACTGGTCGGACTGGGGCGTGGCCCTTCCGTCCTTCCTGACCTTCACCCTGATGCCGTTTACCTATTCGATCGCCAACGGTCTGGGTGCCGGGTTCATCGCCTACGTCATCATCCGCGCCGTGCAGGGCCGTTCCAAGGACGTGCATCCGCTCATGTGGGCAGTTGCGGCGGCATTTGTGATCTTCTTCGGGATCGGGCCGATCGAGCAGCTTCTGGGCGTGGCCTGA
- a CDS encoding AzlD domain-containing protein — protein MSLWFWILVACVVSYATKLVGYLVPAKWMKNERMSRVAATLTIGLLASLTVVNAFSSGQQLTFDARFGALLAAAVALVLRAPFLVVVIAGAAAAALLRLAGWG, from the coding sequence ATGAGCCTGTGGTTCTGGATTCTCGTCGCCTGCGTGGTCAGCTACGCCACCAAACTCGTGGGCTATCTGGTGCCGGCAAAGTGGATGAAGAACGAGCGGATGTCCCGCGTTGCTGCCACGCTGACCATCGGCCTGCTGGCCTCGCTGACGGTGGTCAACGCCTTCTCCTCCGGGCAGCAGTTGACCTTCGATGCGCGGTTCGGCGCACTGCTGGCCGCGGCGGTTGCCCTGGTGCTGCGCGCGCCGTTCCTCGTCGTCGTCATCGCCGGCGCCGCTGCGGCGGCCCTGCTCCGCCTCGCAGGTTGGGGCTAG
- a CDS encoding DUF1876 domain-containing protein produces the protein MEEKRWSVEIVIDEFEGKTRAEAKLKADGGGDHRGIGLARLNPIDSDVPKIGDELAAARALSDLAHQLIEATASDIENSTKERAHLKG, from the coding sequence ATGGAAGAAAAGCGCTGGTCGGTGGAGATCGTCATCGACGAGTTTGAAGGGAAAACGCGGGCCGAGGCCAAGTTGAAGGCGGACGGTGGAGGAGATCACCGGGGAATCGGGTTGGCCCGGCTTAATCCGATCGACTCCGACGTGCCAAAGATCGGCGACGAACTGGCCGCTGCACGGGCCCTGTCGGACCTGGCGCACCAACTGATCGAAGCCACGGCGTCGGATATCGAAAATTCGACCAAGGAGCGGGCACACCTCAAGGGTTGA